From the genome of bacterium, one region includes:
- a CDS encoding DUF4835 family protein, with product MIRWFVLFSVLVVASGSSAFTQKVTANVKIIRDKLQGRNLDLFEGMEQKITSYVNNYDWSKTGDNTPMPVDIQIFLEKVSEVNELRRVHATMFFSNGKVMQSLDKECIFSIRKGAVFYHDENAIDPFLSIIDFYIYIMLGDEMDSLGKLLGTPFFQKARSLATQAKAFVPENVSGWDARLLKSDDFLDLRYQEYRIMKDHFYEAVSQLENEDVAGARQNATKALDILERIYTKNITSYHSERFIALNYLDFCKIFARSGEKKIYDRLIALDPKNKDTYLKYRNEQN from the coding sequence ATGATACGGTGGTTCGTTCTATTCAGCGTGTTGGTTGTGGCATCGGGTTCGTCTGCTTTTACACAAAAAGTGACGGCCAATGTCAAAATTATCCGTGATAAACTTCAGGGACGTAATCTCGATTTATTTGAAGGAATGGAACAGAAAATCACCTCGTATGTCAATAACTACGATTGGTCCAAAACAGGCGATAATACACCGATGCCTGTGGATATTCAGATTTTTCTTGAGAAAGTTTCTGAAGTAAATGAATTACGGCGTGTGCATGCCACGATGTTTTTTTCCAATGGAAAGGTCATGCAGTCGCTGGATAAAGAATGTATTTTTTCGATCCGAAAGGGCGCCGTTTTTTATCATGATGAGAATGCCATCGATCCTTTTTTAAGTATTATAGATTTTTATATCTACATCATGCTCGGCGATGAAATGGATTCGCTTGGCAAATTATTGGGTACGCCTTTTTTTCAAAAAGCGCGAAGTTTGGCTACGCAGGCTAAAGCATTTGTCCCTGAAAATGTTTCCGGTTGGGATGCACGTTTATTGAAATCCGATGATTTTCTTGATCTGCGTTACCAGGAATATCGGATTATGAAAGATCATTTCTATGAAGCCGTATCGCAACTAGAAAATGAGGATGTGGCGGGAGCACGGCAAAATGCAACCAAAGCGTTGGATATCTTAGAGCGGATTTACACTAAAAATATCACATCGTATCATTCGGAACGATTTATCGCGCTGAACTATTTGGATTTTTGTAAAATTTTCGCGCGCTCCGGTGAGAAGAAAATATATGATCGTTTGATCGCTTTGGATCCAAAAAATAAAGACACCTACCTCAAGTACCGCAACGAACAAAACTGA
- a CDS encoding sigma-54-dependent Fis family transcriptional regulator, whose protein sequence is MSPSKSLRILVIEDNATMREGIVDALMLHGLNAEAVSGGKEGLERMNRYPADLVITDYKMSPMDGMAVLKQITSQFPDTEVMMITAFGTVDVAVEAMKSGASDFITKPFSPDELMVKVDKILDGIVRRKHYEKTNEEVAYLRTEIDRVYNFSEIIGDAPSMHGIFEIIRRSADSSSAVAIYGESGTGKELIARAIHYNSQRRDKPFIKVNCAALTETLLESELFGHEKGAFTGAIKTKRGRFELADTGTLFLDEIGEISMNMQVKLLRAIQEQEFERVGGEDTLRVDVRIIAATNRNLQELIQRGAFREDLYYRLHVLPIVVPPLRERKGDIPRLVDHVIRRVSENLGLANVSVELGVYAALSSYDWPGNVRELENVIERAIVLSADRKLTAESFLGLTGKSAPFPIAYDDVEKSGLDEALASYEKTMIIQALNKAEGSKTEAARLLGVKTSAFYYKLEKYGLH, encoded by the coding sequence ATGTCGCCGTCCAAATCTCTCCGCATACTCGTGATCGAAGATAATGCGACGATGCGCGAAGGCATCGTGGATGCCCTGATGCTTCACGGATTAAACGCTGAGGCCGTATCCGGTGGAAAAGAAGGGTTGGAACGCATGAATCGCTACCCGGCCGACCTGGTAATCACAGATTACAAAATGTCACCGATGGACGGCATGGCCGTTCTCAAACAGATCACGTCACAGTTTCCCGATACCGAAGTTATGATGATTACAGCTTTTGGTACAGTGGACGTCGCTGTGGAGGCGATGAAATCCGGAGCCTCTGATTTTATCACCAAGCCTTTCAGTCCTGACGAACTGATGGTAAAAGTTGATAAAATTTTAGATGGGATCGTACGCCGTAAGCATTATGAAAAAACGAACGAAGAAGTCGCATATCTTCGTACGGAAATAGATCGTGTTTACAATTTTTCTGAAATTATCGGGGATGCCCCGAGTATGCATGGCATTTTTGAGATAATCCGTCGCAGTGCTGATTCATCCAGCGCCGTAGCGATATATGGAGAAAGCGGTACCGGAAAAGAATTGATCGCGCGCGCCATTCATTACAATAGTCAGCGTCGTGATAAACCTTTTATTAAAGTTAATTGTGCCGCGCTAACCGAAACACTTTTAGAAAGTGAGTTATTTGGCCACGAAAAAGGCGCTTTCACCGGTGCCATTAAAACCAAACGCGGACGATTTGAATTAGCTGATACCGGGACGTTATTTCTTGACGAAATCGGCGAAATTTCGATGAATATGCAGGTCAAACTTCTTCGCGCGATCCAGGAACAGGAATTTGAACGCGTAGGGGGGGAAGATACATTGCGCGTGGATGTCCGTATTATCGCGGCAACCAATCGTAATTTGCAGGAATTGATTCAGCGTGGAGCATTTCGCGAAGATCTATATTATCGGTTGCATGTGCTACCGATAGTCGTACCTCCGTTGCGGGAGCGAAAAGGGGATATACCGCGCCTGGTAGATCATGTGATCCGACGTGTATCAGAGAATCTCGGTTTAGCAAATGTTTCCGTGGAACTCGGTGTCTATGCGGCTTTAAGCAGTTACGACTGGCCGGGAAATGTACGCGAGTTGGAAAACGTGATTGAACGTGCTATTGTGCTATCGGCCGATCGAAAACTGACGGCGGAATCCTTTTTAGGATTGACCGGTAAATCCGCTCCATTTCCCATAGCCTATGACGATGTTGAAAAATCAGGTTTGGATGAGGCGTTGGCGTCGTATGAAAAAACCATGATAATTCAGGCATTAAATAAAGCCGAAGGAAGTAAAACGGAAGCCGCAAGATTGCTCGGTGTCAAAACAAGCGCCTTTTATTATAAGCTTGAAAAATATGGCCTTCATTAA
- a CDS encoding nuclear transport factor 2 family protein: protein MHPGFFILVSFFLISSTYGAHSKTNYLSKSESINMNLTDEETDRKILSALNAQFIKNYITNDTTSHSKLIHKDFVCIEGDGTILNREEYLKGWAHGYDPNVFISFTYQDELIRIFGNVALVRSKNVYSRMIQGKVVNGSTIYTDTYYKENGQWHCIQAQITAIKQASK, encoded by the coding sequence ATGCATCCCGGCTTCTTTATCTTGGTTTCATTTTTTTTAATTTCTTCAACGTATGGGGCACATTCTAAAACGAATTATCTTTCAAAATCAGAAAGCATTAATATGAATTTAACTGACGAAGAAACGGACAGAAAGATTCTGAGTGCTCTAAACGCACAGTTTATAAAAAACTATATTACTAATGACACTACGTCACACAGTAAACTAATACATAAAGACTTCGTATGCATTGAAGGGGATGGTACAATTCTTAATCGCGAAGAGTACTTAAAGGGCTGGGCGCACGGATACGATCCGAATGTATTTATATCGTTTACGTATCAAGATGAGTTAATAAGAATATTTGGTAATGTAGCGCTTGTTCGTTCGAAAAATGTATATTCGAGAATGATACAAGGGAAGGTTGTAAACGGGAGCACGATATATACGGATACATATTATAAGGAAAATGGCCAGTGGCATTGCATTCAGGCCCAAATCACGGCAATCAAACAAGCATCTAAATAA
- a CDS encoding helix-turn-helix transcriptional regulator yields the protein MLIKPATTLKKIQDERQKKKAETNLLFASTFYQIVDFKCKCMACGLSKPELQQSFSISYIRNGYFEYNVYKNTLEAYTGRVLVDKPGYQYSVRHIRSISDECTIFDFTDEFYHQIGEKYGNGITWYLQNKDRSSLLLDCGVELDYWHSLIRSKIRNSATSRLEMDDLIIQLLTAVIGHMSSPATRKVLAEKNIKFHLLAIEKAKEFIAEKFTEDFSLLDVARYCCVSPFHFSRIFKQITSYTPHQYLLSYRLQHAAMLINSTSLSLTEICYMSGFSRSDYFSAAFSKKYKISPSQFRQANRV from the coding sequence ATGTTAATTAAACCGGCGACAACGTTAAAAAAAATTCAGGATGAACGGCAGAAAAAAAAAGCCGAAACAAACCTTTTATTTGCATCCACGTTTTATCAAATCGTAGATTTCAAATGTAAATGTATGGCGTGCGGACTTTCCAAGCCTGAACTCCAACAAAGTTTCTCAATTAGTTATATACGTAACGGCTACTTTGAATACAATGTGTACAAAAACACGCTTGAAGCGTATACCGGGCGTGTTTTAGTTGATAAACCGGGCTATCAATATTCCGTCAGACATATTCGCTCCATTTCGGATGAATGTACTATTTTCGATTTCACCGATGAATTCTACCACCAAATCGGAGAGAAATACGGTAACGGAATAACGTGGTATTTACAAAACAAAGATCGTTCTTCACTTTTGTTAGATTGCGGCGTAGAGCTTGATTATTGGCATTCGTTAATCCGGAGTAAAATTCGGAACTCAGCTACTTCACGACTTGAAATGGATGACTTAATCATCCAACTTTTGACTGCCGTAATCGGGCATATGTCAAGTCCTGCAACACGGAAAGTCCTTGCCGAAAAAAATATCAAATTTCATTTACTCGCCATTGAAAAAGCAAAAGAATTTATCGCTGAGAAATTCACGGAAGATTTTTCGCTATTGGACGTTGCGCGATATTGTTGTGTTAGTCCTTTTCATTTCAGTAGGATATTTAAACAAATAACTTCGTACACTCCGCATCAGTATTTACTTAGCTACAGGCTACAACACGCGGCCATGCTTATTAATTCAACTTCGTTGTCGTTGACTGAAATATGCTATATGTCCGGATTTAGCCGAAGTGATTATTTTTCAGCCGCGTTTTCTAAAAAATATAAGATTTCACCATCTCAATTTAGGCAGGCGAATCGTGTATAG
- a CDS encoding DUF374 domain-containing protein: MILFWHAHIFSVIAWLVVHNKADRCVALVSASEDGQKLACVLKRLGFTVVEGSSSRYGFEALLALRSLKYKNHWILITPDGPKGPARTCKPGFASLAQMHTRYIHAVSLHTTNAWNLNSWDRAQIPKPFSKIGIQSTPIQLSEKSEIINTAERALHDH; the protein is encoded by the coding sequence GTGATACTATTTTGGCATGCCCATATTTTTTCGGTTATCGCCTGGTTGGTCGTACATAATAAAGCTGATCGGTGTGTTGCCTTGGTCAGTGCCAGCGAAGACGGTCAAAAACTTGCATGCGTGCTAAAACGTCTGGGATTTACTGTCGTCGAAGGTTCGAGCTCGCGTTACGGTTTTGAAGCACTGCTCGCTTTACGCTCTTTAAAATACAAAAATCATTGGATTTTAATAACTCCCGACGGCCCCAAAGGACCGGCCCGAACATGTAAACCGGGCTTTGCTTCTCTCGCGCAAATGCATACACGATATATACACGCCGTATCGTTGCATACGACGAATGCCTGGAACCTGAATTCGTGGGATCGTGCGCAAATTCCCAAACCTTTTTCAAAAATTGGCATACAAAGTACGCCGATTCAGTTGTCCGAAAAGTCTGAAATTATTAACACCGCGGAGCGCGCACTGCATGATCATTAA
- the lpxK gene encoding tetraacyldisaccharide 4'-kinase, with the protein MIIKPPVQWQNRLLRYVTYILFFPLSLLFAFLLLVKNSIAKPRPVKNKVRVICIGSLSVGGSGKTPFVEWYARLLVARGLKLCVISNGYRKKSHDLVCVSDGIKMNASLDASGDEAYMMAINFLNDNLNIPVISSPNRSHGIDLAEKNYDPDIILLDDGFQDFSVYKDAVLCVEDYWERDYPQLWLPLGRLRDLKQNIKKCNAHVVTKIPPHAVLQTEAGALPFLGFTYYRYAMYDLDDRPLNFEILKHQKIIVLAGLGHNDAFLRTVEFIARDNSAEVIHFAEFHDHHWYSRADIRRILSLQGSDTNDYIVLTSQKDAIKVKKEWVPFGFRFFYLKPFMKPVHDGAADELAAIALRLKRQ; encoded by the coding sequence ATGATCATTAAACCACCGGTTCAGTGGCAGAACCGTTTACTCCGGTATGTAACATATATTCTTTTTTTTCCCCTTTCGCTATTGTTCGCTTTTCTATTATTGGTAAAGAATTCGATTGCTAAACCGCGACCCGTTAAAAACAAAGTACGCGTGATTTGCATCGGAAGTTTATCGGTCGGGGGAAGCGGAAAAACGCCGTTTGTCGAATGGTATGCGAGGCTCTTAGTTGCCCGTGGTCTGAAACTGTGCGTTATTTCCAATGGTTATCGAAAAAAATCGCACGACCTTGTCTGCGTAAGTGACGGGATAAAAATGAACGCCTCACTTGATGCATCGGGCGATGAGGCGTATATGATGGCAATTAATTTTTTGAATGATAATCTCAATATTCCTGTTATTTCGTCGCCTAATCGTTCACATGGAATTGATTTGGCCGAAAAAAATTATGACCCTGACATTATTTTGTTAGATGATGGGTTTCAGGATTTTTCCGTTTACAAAGATGCCGTACTATGTGTGGAGGATTACTGGGAAAGAGACTACCCACAACTATGGCTTCCGTTAGGCCGATTGCGCGATCTTAAACAAAATATTAAAAAATGCAATGCGCATGTCGTTACTAAAATACCGCCTCATGCGGTATTGCAAACGGAGGCGGGCGCATTGCCTTTTTTGGGATTTACCTATTACCGGTATGCGATGTATGATCTTGATGATCGTCCTTTAAACTTTGAAATTTTGAAACACCAAAAAATAATCGTATTGGCCGGGCTTGGTCATAATGACGCGTTTTTGAGGACAGTTGAGTTTATTGCTCGTGATAACTCTGCGGAAGTCATACATTTTGCGGAATTTCATGATCATCATTGGTATTCACGGGCAGATATTCGACGCATTTTATCTTTGCAAGGTTCAGATACGAATGACTATATTGTCCTGACCAGTCAAAAGGACGCGATCAAAGTAAAAAAAGAATGGGTACCCTTCGGTTTTCGTTTTTTTTACTTAAAACCGTTTATGAAACCAGTACATGATGGTGCGGCAGATGAACTTGCCGCCATCGCTTTGCGACTAAAACGCCAATGA
- a CDS encoding sigma-54-dependent Fis family transcriptional regulator, translated as MSDSAVEKKKILVVDDDKNILRLIQAYLENDEYRIYNATDGKECFAMVDQDIPDVILLDLRIPGMDGIEVMKSLRIYYPKIPIIMMSAHGTIQSAVDAMQTGAYDFVTKPFDSNRLKVSVRNALERKTKDDEIERLQKELYGPRDYGSIVGSSPAMRRIYDLMDKIVASSNVTVLITGESGTGKELVAREIHKHDKSREKKPFVAFNCAAIPEHLLESELFGHEKGAFTGATERRIGKFEFAHGGTLFLDEIGEMSMATQAKLVRVIQEREVSRIGGNDVIKIDVRLISATNKNLEEEVKNGRFREDLFYRLSVFPIVMPSLRERKEDVALLATHFMEKFKKREKKENISGMSREVLELLMGYHWPGNVRELENSMERAMVLASGNAITLEDLPPNIRTLSAPKPGYGKEMYMDMTGTMEEILERVEEKIIKKCFADCDGNISEVARRLNIGRATIYRKAEKYGLPIKDYSTGESS; from the coding sequence ATGAGTGATTCGGCCGTCGAAAAGAAGAAAATTCTTGTCGTGGATGATGATAAGAATATCCTTCGATTGATTCAGGCTTATTTGGAAAACGACGAGTATCGCATTTACAATGCCACGGACGGCAAAGAATGTTTTGCCATGGTGGATCAGGATATACCCGACGTGATTTTGCTTGATTTGCGTATTCCCGGTATGGACGGCATCGAAGTGATGAAAAGCCTGCGTATTTATTATCCTAAAATACCGATCATCATGATGAGCGCGCATGGTACGATCCAGTCGGCTGTGGACGCGATGCAAACCGGCGCGTATGATTTTGTTACCAAGCCGTTCGATTCCAATCGCCTGAAAGTCTCGGTGCGTAATGCCCTTGAACGAAAGACCAAGGATGATGAAATCGAACGACTGCAAAAAGAACTCTACGGACCTCGCGACTACGGTTCGATCGTCGGCAGCAGTCCCGCAATGCGACGCATTTACGATCTGATGGATAAGATCGTTGCCAGCAGTAACGTGACGGTACTTATCACCGGTGAAAGCGGTACCGGCAAAGAATTAGTTGCGCGTGAAATACACAAGCACGATAAATCGCGCGAGAAAAAACCATTTGTCGCATTTAACTGTGCGGCGATACCGGAGCATCTGCTGGAAAGCGAACTTTTTGGGCACGAAAAAGGCGCGTTTACGGGAGCAACAGAACGGCGTATCGGTAAATTCGAATTTGCGCACGGCGGCACTTTATTTCTCGATGAGATCGGCGAGATGAGTATGGCGACGCAAGCCAAACTGGTGCGTGTGATTCAGGAACGTGAAGTTTCTCGCATTGGCGGCAACGATGTGATCAAAATAGATGTACGTCTGATTTCGGCGACCAATAAAAACCTCGAAGAAGAAGTAAAAAATGGCCGCTTCCGCGAAGATTTGTTTTACCGTCTCAGTGTTTTTCCGATCGTGATGCCGAGCCTTCGCGAGCGCAAAGAAGACGTGGCGCTTTTGGCAACACACTTCATGGAAAAATTTAAGAAACGCGAGAAGAAAGAAAATATCTCCGGTATGTCACGCGAAGTTTTGGAGCTTTTGATGGGGTATCATTGGCCGGGGAATGTCCGTGAACTCGAAAACTCCATGGAACGAGCGATGGTATTGGCGTCGGGTAACGCGATCACACTGGAAGATCTGCCGCCCAATATCCGCACGCTCAGTGCGCCTAAACCGGGTTATGGTAAAGAAATGTATATGGATATGACCGGTACGATGGAAGAAATCTTAGAACGCGTCGAAGAAAAAATCATAAAAAAATGTTTTGCCGATTGCGATGGGAATATTTCTGAAGTAGCAAGACGTCTCAATATCGGCCGTGCTACGATATATCGTAAAGCTGAAAAATACGGATTGCCGATCAAGGATTATTCTACAGGCGAAAGTTCATAA
- the amrB gene encoding AmmeMemoRadiSam system protein B gives MRRPAVAGLFYPADPAKLRDEVSGLLDSTTTQFSGGQPRGLIVPHAGYRYSGYVAAESFATIRGMSYHTVIILSPSHHDYFHGISVIRESYRTPLGDVPVALEAVDRILDRCALCKINILGHRDEHGIEVELPFLQVVLKNEFSIIPLVFGTQDNETIQALSEALTPFAGDPGVLLVASSDLSHFYNAVEAEKKDSIFLENVTAMDDDALYTSIKTRKTEACGYGPVLAVMHAMKKSGITDSRILMYRHSGHVSGDLEEVVGYAAGLFYKH, from the coding sequence GTGCGCCGACCCGCTGTAGCAGGGCTTTTTTACCCTGCCGATCCTGCCAAGCTGCGCGACGAAGTATCCGGTTTATTAGATAGTACTACAACCCAATTTTCAGGCGGGCAACCGCGCGGACTTATCGTACCGCACGCCGGTTATCGTTATAGCGGTTACGTTGCGGCGGAATCGTTCGCGACTATCCGCGGCATGTCGTACCATACGGTGATTATTCTCAGTCCCAGTCATCATGATTATTTCCATGGCATTTCTGTTATTCGGGAAAGTTATCGTACCCCTTTGGGAGATGTACCCGTCGCACTAGAAGCGGTGGATCGTATCTTAGATAGGTGTGCTCTCTGTAAAATAAATATACTCGGGCATCGCGACGAACACGGCATCGAAGTGGAATTACCTTTTTTGCAGGTTGTTTTAAAAAACGAGTTTTCGATCATACCGCTGGTATTCGGAACACAAGACAACGAAACCATTCAGGCTTTGAGCGAAGCATTAACTCCGTTTGCAGGCGATCCCGGCGTTTTATTGGTAGCCAGCAGCGATTTGTCGCATTTTTATAACGCCGTGGAGGCCGAAAAAAAGGATTCTATTTTTTTAGAAAATGTCACCGCCATGGACGATGATGCATTGTACACCAGTATCAAAACCCGAAAAACAGAGGCCTGTGGTTACGGGCCGGTACTCGCAGTGATGCATGCTATGAAAAAAAGCGGCATTACCGATAGTCGCATTCTTATGTATAGGCATTCCGGTCATGTAAGCGGGGATTTGGAAGAAGTCGTAGGCTATGCCGCAGGGTTGTTTTATAAGCATTAA
- a CDS encoding mucoidy inhibitor MuiA family protein has protein sequence MIRSRFFHLLALFLLTQSAGWTQQKLNTAISDVTVYTDRAAITRSGEIYLNPGEYQFVVSDLPHALQDQSLRVGGSGTAMARISDIKIELDYIDTMPQNRLKDLQDQLALLMQDERVFNDRLGLLGKEKELLDQIKNSITQNKESNKLSFDDWSKLFGFYDANYNKLNDEIRTLEKKRGDLTVRKNALQNQINQLSGYGKLVKKKVFLTVNVSKPGMMNFAVDYVIGGAKWYPVYDVRVSPEDKSVDMTYYAMIAQRTGEDWSNVNLAISTARPNVSGSMPQLSAWYLSVYQPIGILGRGGRSGAGMGAMSSAKMAKSAEEISDMNASGGAGEVPEEAEAPIYEMETDEAAIETKSTSVVFKIKRKTNIPSDNYDHKVTITSESLKSDFAYSSVPKLAELVYLRASIENTTEAPFLAGNANVFFGSNFVGTTYLNTVIPTEKFDVSLGIDDGIRIKRQQIRDYNAEKGVFNKSVKKTFEYKITIESFKRTDDTILVVDQFPQSQDERIKVEAVLPEFPKEKWSSPHPNGVIEKTGGGLVQWRLRIKPKEKIELRIKYVVEYPRDVKVDGL, from the coding sequence ATGATCCGTAGCCGTTTCTTCCATTTATTGGCTCTGTTTCTGCTGACGCAGTCTGCAGGATGGACACAACAAAAACTGAACACCGCAATCAGCGATGTTACGGTATATACCGACCGTGCGGCAATCACGCGTAGCGGGGAAATTTATCTCAATCCGGGTGAGTATCAATTCGTCGTTTCGGATTTGCCCCATGCGCTGCAAGATCAGTCGTTGCGTGTCGGAGGCAGTGGTACGGCCATGGCGCGGATATCCGACATCAAAATCGAACTCGATTATATAGACACAATGCCTCAAAATCGCCTCAAGGATCTGCAGGATCAGCTTGCATTGTTAATGCAAGACGAACGCGTGTTTAACGACCGCCTCGGATTGCTCGGTAAAGAAAAAGAATTGCTCGATCAGATCAAAAATAGCATCACGCAGAATAAAGAATCCAACAAACTCAGTTTTGACGATTGGTCCAAACTCTTTGGATTTTACGATGCCAATTACAACAAACTTAATGATGAAATTCGCACACTCGAGAAAAAGCGCGGTGATCTGACCGTACGTAAAAATGCGCTGCAAAATCAGATCAATCAATTATCCGGTTACGGCAAATTGGTAAAGAAAAAAGTTTTTTTGACGGTCAATGTGAGTAAACCGGGCATGATGAATTTTGCCGTTGATTACGTTATCGGTGGTGCAAAGTGGTATCCGGTCTATGATGTGCGTGTATCGCCGGAGGACAAGTCCGTAGATATGACGTATTATGCGATGATCGCTCAGAGAACCGGCGAGGATTGGAGTAATGTAAATCTGGCAATTTCTACAGCGCGGCCCAATGTTTCCGGCTCTATGCCGCAGCTTTCAGCATGGTATCTCAGTGTCTATCAACCCATCGGCATATTGGGTCGCGGGGGACGTTCAGGCGCAGGTATGGGTGCAATGAGTTCTGCCAAGATGGCTAAATCTGCGGAGGAAATTTCTGACATGAATGCTTCAGGCGGAGCCGGAGAGGTACCTGAAGAGGCAGAAGCGCCCATCTATGAAATGGAAACCGACGAAGCAGCCATCGAAACAAAAAGCACTTCGGTTGTTTTTAAAATCAAACGCAAGACCAATATCCCGTCGGACAATTACGATCACAAAGTCACCATTACCTCCGAATCCTTAAAATCTGATTTTGCGTATTCGTCTGTTCCCAAGCTTGCCGAACTTGTATATCTGCGTGCAAGTATCGAAAATACGACGGAAGCGCCGTTTCTCGCCGGAAATGCCAATGTGTTTTTCGGAAGTAATTTCGTCGGTACAACGTACTTGAATACGGTTATTCCGACGGAAAAATTTGATGTTTCGCTGGGAATTGACGACGGGATTCGCATCAAACGCCAGCAGATTCGTGATTACAATGCCGAAAAAGGTGTTTTTAATAAATCGGTTAAAAAGACTTTCGAATATAAAATTACAATCGAGAGTTTCAAACGAACCGATGATACGATCCTTGTTGTGGATCAGTTTCCGCAGTCGCAGGACGAACGTATCAAAGTAGAGGCCGTTTTACCTGAATTTCCAAAAGAAAAATGGTCATCACCGCATCCTAATGGCGTTATTGAAAAAACAGGTGGCGGTTTAGTGCAATGGCGACTTCGGATCAAACCTAAAGAAAAAATCGAATTGCGTATCAAGTATGTCGTTGAGTATCCGCGTGATGTAAAGGTGGACGGTTTGTAG
- a CDS encoding MoxR family ATPase → MTAPQVNFSELQQLTDTDAIARLRQSRSAIEAEVAKAIVGQRAIVEQLTITLFARGHCLLVGIPGLAKTLLINTIARALDLKFNRIQFTPDLMPSDIVGTEVIEENMTTGSKQFRFVRGPIFANIVLADEINRTPPKTQSALLEAMQEHKVTASGNTYHLEEPFFVLATQNPIEQEGTYPLPEAQLDRFMFNIWVDYPSADEEVAIVKNTTSSYHYALEKVLDAESILFYQNLIRRVPVADNVVRYAVDLVSKTRPKTPNAPKFISDWLSWGAGPRASQYLILGAKTRAALDGRFTPDIDDVRAVVKPVLRHRLITNFTAEADGVTTLDIIDKLVAETT, encoded by the coding sequence ATGACAGCGCCGCAAGTAAATTTTTCCGAACTGCAACAACTTACCGATACCGATGCGATTGCACGGTTGCGCCAGTCCCGAAGCGCGATCGAAGCCGAAGTAGCCAAAGCCATTGTAGGTCAGCGCGCTATCGTAGAGCAACTTACCATCACTTTGTTTGCGCGCGGACACTGTCTGCTCGTGGGTATTCCCGGTCTCGCCAAGACGTTGCTGATCAATACGATTGCACGGGCTTTGGATTTAAAATTCAACCGTATTCAGTTTACGCCCGATCTGATGCCGAGCGATATCGTGGGCACGGAAGTGATCGAAGAAAATATGACGACCGGCAGTAAACAATTTCGTTTTGTTCGCGGCCCGATTTTTGCCAATATCGTTTTAGCGGACGAAATAAATCGCACGCCCCCCAAAACGCAGTCGGCCCTTTTGGAGGCGATGCAGGAACACAAAGTGACGGCTTCGGGGAATACATACCATCTGGAAGAACCATTTTTTGTGTTGGCGACACAAAATCCTATCGAACAGGAAGGCACATATCCTTTGCCGGAAGCCCAACTGGATCGTTTTATGTTTAATATTTGGGTAGATTATCCGAGCGCGGATGAAGAAGTGGCGATTGTCAAGAATACCACCAGTTCGTATCACTACGCTCTGGAAAAAGTCTTGGATGCCGAGAGCATTCTTTTTTATCAGAATCTGATCCGTCGCGTGCCCGTAGCGGACAATGTTGTTCGTTATGCCGTGGATTTGGTGTCGAAGACCCGCCCTAAAACACCGAATGCACCGAAGTTTATATCCGATTGGCTGAGCTGGGGGGCAGGCCCGCGCGCATCGCAGTACCTCATCCTAGGCGCCAAAACCCGTGCTGCGTTGGACGGGCGATTCACACCGGATATTGATGACGTACGTGCAGTCGTCAAGCCAGTATTGCGGCATCGCCTGATTACTAACTTTACAGCGGAAGCGGACGGCGTCACGACGCTCGATATTATTGATAAACTTGTTGCGGAAACCACGTGA